A genome region from Mugil cephalus isolate CIBA_MC_2020 chromosome 13, CIBA_Mcephalus_1.1, whole genome shotgun sequence includes the following:
- the LOC125019100 gene encoding G-protein coupled receptor 4-like, with product MEDLNNSNSSWDQNYDTNISAGNSSIRYGCYNGNEGFIVYVVSWIVICVGLPLTLLAVYAVSSWSRNDHSAHIYATNLLISDLIQLCCMIAWVAGEKCKEMLFLYFFGVFSSVGFMVCISLERYLVIAWPLWYRCRRTIKNYVVTCTIVWVLPLIFVLLCFYTKDRIQLTIIAVFLFLPLPLFIFFLRGTLKALSASLSVPTDEKRRIVAVLVVILLIYTLLFLPCIILSLAAAEMSHGYRMITFILTQISPLADLILYIFIRKGATDKLLASLCFCRM from the exons ATGGAAGATctgaacaacagcaacagctcaTGGGACCAAAATTATGATACCAACATCAGCGCTGGCAATTCCAGCATCAGATATGGCTGCTATAATGGCAACGAAGGATTCATCGTATATGTGGTCTCATGGATCGTTATTTGCGTCGGACTGCCTTTGACCCTATTGGCCGTCTATGCCGTTTCTTCTTGG AGCCGAAACGATCACAGTGCTCACATCTACGCCACcaacctcctcatttctgaTCTAATTCAGCTCTGCTGCATGATTGCTTGGGTGGCAGGCGAGAAATGCAaggaaatgctttttttgtacttttttggtgtgttttccagcgttggcttcatggtgtgtatTTCCCTGGAAAG GTACCTGGTCATTGCGTGGCCGCTGTGGTACAGATGTAGACGAACCATCAAAAACTATGTGGTGACCTGCACCATCGTCTGGGTCCTCCCTCTTATTTTTGTCCTGCTGTGCTTTTACACTAAAGACCGTATCCAATTAACCATCATTgctgtcttcctcttcctccccctccccctgttcatcttcttcctgcGTGGGACTCTTAAAGCCCTATCTGCATCCCTCAGTGTCCCCACCGATGAAAAACGCAGAATTGTGGCAGTTTTGGTTGTGATTCTGCTTATTTACACACTGCTGTTCCTGCCCTGCATCATTTTGTCACTGGCAGCAGCCGAAATGAGCCACGGCTACAGAATGATAACTTTCATTCTTACGCAGATCAGTCCTCTTGCAGATctgattttgtacattttcatcaGAAAAGGTGCCACAGACAAGCTTTTggcctctctgtgtttttgtagaaTGTAG